In the uncultured Methanobacterium sp. genome, one interval contains:
- a CDS encoding formate/nitrite transporter family protein: MASSFKSPADTAKACVGIAALKEKASLSNLIVLSFLAGAYIAFGGLLAEVATGGMAAAGYPTGLVKFVFGGVFPVGLMLVVIAGSELFTGNNMYMPFGILEGKASWLGLIRNWVGSWVFNLVGALFVAYFLAYLTGILTADPWAATAVTIAKTKALGGAQFVAAGKTVTSLTWVQVFLRAIGCNWLVCLAVYLAVSSDDIIGKIFGIWFPIMAFVTIGFEHVVANMFFIPVGIFIGGVTWSQFFINNMIPATLGNIVGGAIFVACIYWFTYLRGTSTKA, translated from the coding sequence ATGGCATCGTCGTTTAAATCACCTGCAGATACCGCCAAAGCTTGTGTTGGTATTGCAGCGTTGAAAGAAAAAGCCTCATTGAGTAATTTGATTGTTTTGAGTTTCTTAGCAGGGGCTTACATTGCATTTGGAGGGCTTCTAGCAGAAGTTGCAACCGGAGGTATGGCTGCTGCTGGTTACCCTACAGGATTAGTAAAATTCGTCTTTGGTGGAGTGTTCCCAGTCGGGCTGATGCTGGTCGTTATAGCCGGTTCTGAGCTATTTACTGGTAACAACATGTACATGCCCTTTGGAATATTAGAAGGAAAAGCAAGCTGGTTAGGTCTTATCCGTAACTGGGTAGGAAGCTGGGTTTTCAACCTGGTGGGCGCATTATTTGTTGCATACTTCCTGGCATATCTCACCGGTATTTTAACCGCAGATCCTTGGGCAGCAACTGCAGTTACCATCGCTAAAACCAAAGCACTCGGAGGAGCACAATTTGTAGCAGCAGGTAAAACTGTTACATCCTTAACATGGGTACAGGTGTTCTTAAGAGCAATCGGTTGTAACTGGTTGGTATGTCTGGCAGTTTATCTGGCTGTTTCCTCAGATGATATTATTGGTAAAATATTCGGAATATGGTTCCCTATAATGGCTTTCGTAACCATTGGATTTGAGCACGTAGTTGCAAATATGTTCTTTATACCTGTGGGAATATTCATAGGCGGAGTAACCTGGTCCCAGTTCTTCATTAACAACATGATACCCGCTACTCTCGGTAACATCGTTGGTGGAGCAATATTTGTAGCATGTATCTACTGGTTCACCTACCTACGGGGAACAAGTACAAAAGCATAA
- a CDS encoding 4Fe-4S binding protein: MELKVNQDNCLGCGVCVVACPVNVSISPEVSGGHGSKTEETIMMVENGVIKLFSEEKCTKCGTCQLFCPTDAIWLE, encoded by the coding sequence ATGGAATTGAAAGTAAATCAAGATAACTGCTTGGGATGTGGAGTTTGTGTGGTTGCCTGCCCAGTAAACGTATCCATCAGTCCCGAAGTATCAGGTGGACACGGATCAAAAACTGAAGAAACAATCATGATGGTTGAAAATGGCGTAATCAAACTCTTCAGTGAAGAAAAATGCACAAAATGTGGGACATGTCAATTATTCTGCCCTACAGATGCCATATGGCTGGAATGA
- a CDS encoding TOBE domain-containing protein has protein sequence MDNARDGPQYRLKLDNKIILLNNRKFELLKYIDECGSITKASQQVKIPYRSALKYIEDLENDVNNTIVSTKRGGKGGGGGSKLTDQGKLILKEYRKVNSILKMHADVNEIEGTISDIDVENKIANIYLNGNKVILPLRGNFDIGDKVLVLISPEDIFVMLKPQESSVRNVFKGKIISMKLKDHLVRLTVDLGEISLFVDVTEYSREQLNLNLGKEVYIGFKAAALAMVKI, from the coding sequence ATGGATAATGCACGAGACGGACCACAATATCGTTTGAAACTAGACAATAAGATAATACTACTTAACAACCGGAAATTTGAGCTTTTAAAGTACATAGATGAATGTGGTTCCATAACCAAAGCTTCCCAGCAGGTTAAAATACCCTACAGAAGTGCCCTGAAATACATCGAAGATTTGGAAAATGATGTTAATAACACCATTGTTTCAACCAAACGAGGAGGAAAAGGAGGAGGGGGCGGAAGCAAATTAACTGATCAGGGAAAATTAATATTGAAGGAATATAGGAAAGTTAACAGCATTTTAAAAATGCATGCCGATGTTAACGAGATAGAAGGCACAATTTCAGATATCGATGTTGAAAATAAGATTGCAAATATCTATCTAAATGGCAATAAAGTCATCCTACCCCTAAGAGGAAACTTTGATATTGGTGACAAAGTTCTGGTTTTAATAAGCCCAGAAGATATTTTTGTCATGCTAAAACCCCAGGAATCCAGCGTCAGAAATGTCTTCAAAGGGAAAATAATCAGCATGAAACTTAAAGACCACCTGGTAAGGTTAACTGTAGATCTTGGTGAAATCAGTCTCTTTGTAGATGTAACTGAATACTCTCGAGAACAGCTGAACTTAAACCTTGGCAAAGAAGTTTATATAGGATTCAAAGCAGCAGCCCTTGCTATGGTTAAAATATAA
- the mobB gene encoding molybdopterin-guanine dinucleotide biosynthesis protein B produces the protein MKILAVVGTKNTGKTTLVTMIVQELVKRGHQVATIKHTHHDLDVEGKDTWKHRKAGAKMVVGSGESTFFLINEQIELEKILKSIKNIDEPDYVIIEGFKHVDYPKISTTPAKDDFTLANVDVFKIEPEDVVNLVDLVEKRTYGLIPGSNCGECGFETCLDMAKAIIRGDASEAECKMKKFKEVELFIGDVSIPLNPFVQDFIKKSVRGMVESLKTGETDESCENIELTIRTNEEDV, from the coding sequence ATGAAGATATTGGCCGTTGTAGGAACAAAAAACACCGGGAAAACCACCTTGGTTACTATGATAGTCCAAGAACTGGTTAAACGAGGCCATCAAGTTGCAACAATCAAACACACCCACCATGATCTGGATGTGGAGGGTAAGGATACCTGGAAACACCGCAAAGCAGGGGCAAAGATGGTGGTTGGATCAGGGGAAAGTACATTTTTCCTGATAAACGAGCAAATTGAACTTGAAAAGATCCTTAAATCCATAAAAAACATTGACGAACCAGATTATGTCATAATTGAAGGGTTTAAACATGTAGATTATCCTAAAATCTCAACCACCCCTGCAAAGGATGATTTTACATTAGCCAACGTGGATGTTTTCAAAATAGAACCTGAAGATGTTGTTAACTTAGTAGATCTGGTAGAAAAACGAACCTACGGTCTTATCCCCGGGTCAAATTGTGGAGAATGTGGCTTTGAAACCTGTTTAGATATGGCTAAAGCCATAATTAGGGGAGATGCCTCGGAAGCAGAGTGCAAAATGAAAAAATTTAAGGAAGTGGAACTTTTCATTGGTGATGTGAGCATTCCTTTAAATCCTTTTGTGCAGGATTTCATTAAAAAAAGTGTTAGAGGTATGGTAGAATCCCTTAAAACAGGTGAAACTGATGAATCCTGTGAAAACATTGAGTTAACCATCAGAACTAATGAAGAAGATGTTTAA
- the moaA gene encoding GTP 3',8-cyclase MoaA, protein MKTDNFQRPIISLRISITNRCNIRCFYCHHDGIIPQEYEMTPSEIERIALIAKKIGIKKIRLSGGEPLIRKDIVDITSRVSALKFKDVAITTNGTYLEKYASQLKEAGLNRVNVSFDTLNPETYRFITKSNYVEQVKKGIIKAGEVGLYPVKVNMVVMKDLNHKEVWDMFKFCKDNGAILQIIELLKAESCPDEDFFDDYHYDIGIIEDELTKKATDIKTRTFMQDRKKYFLEGGEIEVVRPMDNTEFCKNCTRLRITPEGKLKPCLLRNDNLVDLMEPLRQGASDEELEELFLKAIQNRTPFYGIC, encoded by the coding sequence ATGAAAACCGATAATTTCCAGAGGCCAATCATATCCCTCCGTATATCCATTACTAACCGCTGTAACATTCGTTGCTTTTATTGCCACCATGATGGCATAATACCGCAAGAATACGAGATGACTCCCTCTGAAATCGAAAGAATTGCCTTGATCGCTAAAAAAATTGGAATTAAAAAAATCAGGCTATCTGGAGGGGAACCACTAATCAGAAAGGATATAGTGGATATCACATCCAGAGTGTCAGCTTTAAAATTTAAGGATGTGGCTATAACCACCAACGGAACATACCTGGAGAAATATGCATCCCAACTCAAAGAAGCCGGACTAAATAGGGTGAATGTGAGTTTTGACACCTTAAACCCTGAAACTTATCGTTTTATTACCAAAAGTAACTACGTTGAACAGGTCAAAAAAGGAATCATAAAAGCAGGTGAAGTGGGACTGTATCCAGTTAAGGTGAACATGGTGGTAATGAAAGATTTAAACCACAAGGAAGTGTGGGATATGTTCAAGTTCTGTAAGGACAATGGCGCAATTCTCCAGATCATTGAACTATTAAAGGCCGAAAGCTGTCCAGATGAGGATTTCTTTGATGATTACCACTACGATATTGGCATTATTGAGGATGAATTAACTAAAAAGGCCACAGATATTAAAACACGCACCTTTATGCAGGATCGGAAGAAATATTTCCTGGAAGGAGGGGAGATCGAGGTGGTCCGCCCCATGGATAACACCGAATTCTGTAAAAACTGCACCCGTCTCAGGATAACCCCTGAAGGGAAGCTTAAACCATGCCTACTGCGGAATGATAACCTGGTTGATCTCATGGAACCCCTCAGACAGGGGGCTTCTGATGAAGAATTAGAAGAACTCTTTTTAAAGGCCATACAGAACAGGACCCCCTTTTATGGGATATGTTAA
- the fwdF gene encoding tungsten-dependent formylmethanofuran dehydrogenase subunit FwdF, which yields MVSNTKEVKALDFDVTRSAEEERKLAFKDEVCIGCGICEKVCPVDAIELGDIGAIVRTDADESKICVDENKCVLCGMCSVGCPVDALEFTIDDESIKNMDVYPELLSSAEIDDETCIYCKACETACPREAITIARDLPDRAKLVTGEIEIDKDTCINCGICEEMCPADAITMDSKIPTSDDPTVASDINVDKDKCVYCLVCKKACPVDAIMAACRTCSYGEYDLDPADSKITGSSFIDDDACVRCGWCEEICPVDAAKVKKAFKGELAIDQDKCTTCGACVDICPCDVLSFPQPAESGQMVEKVFKDEKYCIYCGACENVCPVEAIDVKRTDVDYTPTKSKSWENKMESLKT from the coding sequence ATGGTTTCTAATACGAAGGAAGTCAAAGCTTTGGACTTTGATGTAACAAGATCAGCTGAAGAAGAGCGGAAGCTGGCCTTCAAAGATGAAGTCTGCATTGGCTGCGGTATCTGTGAAAAAGTATGCCCGGTAGATGCGATAGAACTTGGTGATATCGGAGCCATAGTCCGGACCGATGCTGATGAATCAAAAATTTGCGTTGATGAAAACAAATGCGTCCTATGCGGTATGTGTAGTGTTGGTTGCCCTGTAGACGCTCTAGAATTTACCATCGATGATGAATCAATCAAAAACATGGATGTTTATCCAGAACTTCTGTCTTCTGCAGAAATTGATGATGAGACATGTATTTACTGCAAAGCATGTGAAACTGCATGTCCCCGTGAAGCAATTACCATTGCCCGGGATCTACCTGACCGCGCAAAACTGGTTACCGGTGAAATTGAAATAGACAAGGACACCTGTATAAACTGTGGTATATGCGAGGAAATGTGTCCTGCTGATGCCATAACCATGGACAGCAAAATACCAACCTCAGACGACCCAACAGTAGCTTCAGACATAAACGTGGACAAAGATAAATGTGTCTACTGTCTGGTATGTAAGAAAGCATGTCCTGTTGATGCCATAATGGCTGCCTGCAGAACCTGCTCTTACGGTGAGTACGACCTCGACCCTGCAGACTCCAAAATAACTGGAAGTTCATTTATTGATGATGACGCGTGTGTCCGATGTGGATGGTGTGAGGAAATTTGTCCAGTCGACGCTGCAAAGGTTAAAAAAGCATTTAAAGGTGAACTGGCAATTGACCAGGACAAATGTACCACTTGTGGAGCCTGTGTAGATATCTGCCCATGTGACGTACTATCATTCCCACAACCTGCAGAATCTGGACAAATGGTGGAAAAAGTATTCAAAGATGAAAAATACTGCATCTACTGCGGAGCATGTGAAAATGTCTGCCCTGTAGAAGCCATAGATGTCAAGAGAACCGACGTGGACTACACCCCAACCAAGTCCAAGTCATGGGAAAACAAGATGGAATCTCTAAAAACCTAA